Within the Pseudomonas mendocina genome, the region CTGGATACTGGCACCAAGCACCAGAAGACCGAGAATTTTCTGCCGCTTACGGTACGTGAGGGATTGCCAGCCATTTCTGCCAGTCTCGAGCAACTGGCCCGGGTCAGCACCGAACACCCGGGCGCGGATGGTTCATCGCGCTTGCTGGTGGAGCTGGCCGACCGGCAGATGGTCGAAAGCGTGCTGTTGCCACGTGACGGCTTGTGCATTTCCAGCCAGGTCGGTTGCGCCGTGGGTTGCACCTTTTGCATGACCGGCAAGAGTGGCCTGCTGCGCCAGCTCAGCAGTGCCGAGATGGTCGCCCAGGTGGTGTTGGGTCGTCGCCGCCGCGCAGTGAAGAAAGTGGTATTCATGGGCATGGGCGAGCCCGCCCATAACCTCGACAACGTGCTGGAGGCCATCGACCTGCTCGGCACCGAGGGCGGCATTGGCCACCGCAACCTGGTCTTCTCCACGGTTGGCGATCCCCGTGTCTTCGAACGCCTGCCCAGGCAGCGCGTACGCCCCGCCCTGGCCCTGTCGCTGCACACCACCGACGCCGAGCTGCGCCAGCGCCTGCTGCCCAGAGCGCCGCGCATCGATCCGGAGCAACTGATGGAACTGGGCGAAGCCTATGCCCGTGCCATCGACTACCCGATCCAGTACCAGTGGACACTGCTAAAAGGCATCAACGACAGCCAGCAGGAAATGGACAACATCCTGCGCCTGTTCAAGGGCAAGTTCGCCGTGCTCAACCTGATCCCCTACAACAGCCTGGAAGCCGACGAATACCGACGCCCCGAGGGTGAGCGCATCGTCGAGATGGTGCGCTACCTGCATAGCCGCGGCGTGCTGACCAAGGTGCGTAATTCCGCCGGCCAGGACGTGGACGGTGGCTGCGGACAGTTGCGGGCGCGGGCGGTGGACGTGATCAACACGAGTCGTCTCCACAGAAATCGCCGCTGAGCCTCAAGAACGGCCGCTACAGACCGATAAGAAGCTCAGAGATCACGCGTCCAGCCGGCAAAACGCCAGCACTGTACTAGGTTTGTAAAGAATCGCATTGCATGGATGCAGCCCCCCGTTGCCTTGCACCCAGGAGCCATCCATGAAAATCGCCCACCAGGTCGGTTTAGCCGCCGCTACCGTGCTTTTTCTCACCACCAGCCTGCTATCGCTGCTGCAGGTTACCCAAGTGCGCGATACCCTGCGCAGCCAGATCGAATCCAGCATCTCCGAGTCAAGCAATGCCCTCGCTCGACAGATCGAAAACTGGCTGAACGCCAAACTGCGGCTCATGGACACCATGTCGCAAACCATCGACAGCCATTACGGCCCGGAAGAAACCCAGCGCGTCTTCGATCTCCCGCTGCTCAAGGATGAATTCATCCTCGTCTTCGGCGCACTGGAGGCAACCGGCCAAACCCTCAAGAACAGTGCCGACTGGAACCCAGCGGCGGACTATGACGGTCGCAAGCGCCCATGGTACGACCTGGGCAAGGGCGCTGACCGGGCGGTGCTGACCGAACCCTATGTCGACTCCACTACCGGCGAAATCCTGATCTCGGCAGTCGCCAAGATCAGCGATGCAGGCCGGTTCCTCGGTGTGTTCGGCGGCGACATCCGCCTGCAATCGGTAGCTGATGCGGTCAATACCCTGGACTTCAATGGCGCCGGTTACGCCTTTCTGCTCAGCCGCTCAGGCAACATCATCTCCCACCCAAACTCCGACTATAACGGCAAATCCTACAGCGAACTCTTCGGCGGCCAGAGCCCGGCCCTGGGCAAGGAGCTGCGCGAGGTCGAGGCCGACGGCAAGACCCTGCTGATTTCCTTCACCCCGCTGCCCAATCTTCGCGGCATGGACTGGTACATCGGCGTGGTGCTGGACGAGAGCGTGGTGATGGCCGAGACCAATCGCCTGACCTGGCTGGCGGTTGTCGGCACCGTGGTCGGCGTCGCCATCAGCCTGGTGGTGCTGGGCTTGCTGATGAACAGCCTGCTCAAGCCGTTGGGCCTGCTCAGCAGCTCGTTGCGCGAAATCAACAGCGGCGAAGGCGACCTGACCCGTCGCCTGGCGATCAGCAGCAACGACGAGGTGGGCGAGCTTTCGCAGGAGTTCAACCGTTTCCTGCAGACATTGCAGACACTGATCGGCGACGTGATGAGCAGCTCGCACCATGTCCGCGAAAGCACTGCGCTTACCTCGAACGAATCGGAACAGGCCGCCCGCCGCCTGCAAGAGCAGTTGCAGGAGGTTGATCAACTGGCCACTGCCATGCAGGAAATGGCCTCCACCGCCGAGGAAGTGGCGCGTAATGCCCAGGCCGCGGCCCAGGCTGCTGTCGCCGCCAACGAGGAAACCGAGAACGGCGTGCGTGTGGTGTCGCAATCGAGTTCGGCGATTCGTCACCTGGCGGACGAGATGGACGGCACCAGTCATGCGATCAACGAACTGGCCAAGCTCAGCCACAACATCGAGTCGATCCTGCAGGTCATCACCAGCATCGCCGAGCAGACCAACCTGCTGGCACTGAACGCAGCCATCGAAGCCGCTCGCGCAGGCGAATCCGGCCGGGGCTTCGCCGTGGTAGCCGACGAGGTCCGCTCGCTGGCTTCGCGCACCCAGCAGGCCACGCAGGAAATCCGCCAGATGATCGACCAGTTGCAGGGCGGCGTACGCCAGGCGGAAAACCGCATGCAGCAAAGCCGCGATACGGCGAGCAGGACCGCCGAAGAGGCCAGCGCGGCCAACGACATGCTTGGCCGTATTCGTGAGGCCATCACCCGCATCAACGACATGAACCTGCAGATCGCCACCGCGGCTGAAGAACAGAGCGCCACCACTGAGGAGATCAACCGCAACACCACCAACATCCGCGACATCAGCCATGAACTGGCCGGCGGCGCCGAACAGCAGGTTCGCCAGTGCGCCTCGATGGTGGAGCAAGTCGGCCAACAGGATCGCCTGCTGGGCCGTTTCAAGGTTTGAGCCAAGCGCCGCAGATCCACGCACAAGAAAAAGCCCCGGCATGCCGGGGCTTTTTAATCGTAGCGATCAGACGCCGCTCTTGACCTTGCTCCAGATGCGCGTGCGCACCCGGTCGATCTTCAGCGGCATGG harbors:
- a CDS encoding RNA methyltransferase yields the protein MQLSELNHRLAALGAKPQHIGRITRAWLQGKALDTGTKHQKTENFLPLTVREGLPAISASLEQLARVSTEHPGADGSSRLLVELADRQMVESVLLPRDGLCISSQVGCAVGCTFCMTGKSGLLRQLSSAEMVAQVVLGRRRRAVKKVVFMGMGEPAHNLDNVLEAIDLLGTEGGIGHRNLVFSTVGDPRVFERLPRQRVRPALALSLHTTDAELRQRLLPRAPRIDPEQLMELGEAYARAIDYPIQYQWTLLKGINDSQQEMDNILRLFKGKFAVLNLIPYNSLEADEYRRPEGERIVEMVRYLHSRGVLTKVRNSAGQDVDGGCGQLRARAVDVINTSRLHRNRR
- a CDS encoding methyl-accepting chemotaxis protein — protein: MKIAHQVGLAAATVLFLTTSLLSLLQVTQVRDTLRSQIESSISESSNALARQIENWLNAKLRLMDTMSQTIDSHYGPEETQRVFDLPLLKDEFILVFGALEATGQTLKNSADWNPAADYDGRKRPWYDLGKGADRAVLTEPYVDSTTGEILISAVAKISDAGRFLGVFGGDIRLQSVADAVNTLDFNGAGYAFLLSRSGNIISHPNSDYNGKSYSELFGGQSPALGKELREVEADGKTLLISFTPLPNLRGMDWYIGVVLDESVVMAETNRLTWLAVVGTVVGVAISLVVLGLLMNSLLKPLGLLSSSLREINSGEGDLTRRLAISSNDEVGELSQEFNRFLQTLQTLIGDVMSSSHHVRESTALTSNESEQAARRLQEQLQEVDQLATAMQEMASTAEEVARNAQAAAQAAVAANEETENGVRVVSQSSSAIRHLADEMDGTSHAINELAKLSHNIESILQVITSIAEQTNLLALNAAIEAARAGESGRGFAVVADEVRSLASRTQQATQEIRQMIDQLQGGVRQAENRMQQSRDTASRTAEEASAANDMLGRIREAITRINDMNLQIATAAEEQSATTEEINRNTTNIRDISHELAGGAEQQVRQCASMVEQVGQQDRLLGRFKV